One region of Candidatus Hydrogenedentota bacterium genomic DNA includes:
- a CDS encoding ABC transporter ATP-binding protein, with amino-acid sequence MSAVIRVKELSKWFGEVVALNNLSVVIEEGVTGLLGPNGAGKSTFIKIALGLYRPSRGEIEVFGEAPRNNRRVLRRIGYCPETDKFYENMSGFEFVYWMNRFWGMTVRAARKVANDALEQVHMTGRMHDPIREYSKGMRQRIKIAQALATNPGFLLLDEPMSGLDPEGREEMFQLIRRLGDEGRSVVVSSHVLHEIERATDNVVLLYHGALIAQGHVREIRDLIDEHPHTITVECGDPRRVSAHFVTEPSTIGIQFEDGRATLRTRDPNHCYEKLNELMLDETLGIRSIACADDNLQSVFDYLIH; translated from the coding sequence ATGAGCGCCGTAATACGAGTCAAGGAACTCTCGAAATGGTTCGGCGAGGTCGTGGCGCTGAACAACCTGAGCGTGGTTATCGAGGAAGGGGTCACCGGCTTGCTCGGGCCGAATGGAGCGGGCAAGAGCACCTTCATCAAGATAGCGCTGGGCCTGTACCGGCCGAGCCGGGGCGAGATCGAAGTCTTCGGCGAAGCGCCGCGCAACAACCGGCGGGTGCTGCGGCGCATCGGCTATTGCCCCGAAACGGACAAGTTTTACGAGAACATGAGCGGGTTCGAATTCGTCTACTGGATGAACCGGTTCTGGGGCATGACGGTCCGCGCCGCGCGCAAGGTCGCGAACGACGCGCTTGAACAGGTGCACATGACCGGGCGCATGCACGACCCGATCCGCGAATACAGCAAGGGCATGCGCCAGCGCATCAAGATCGCACAGGCCCTCGCCACAAACCCCGGTTTCCTGCTCCTGGACGAGCCCATGAGCGGCCTGGACCCCGAAGGCCGCGAGGAGATGTTCCAGTTGATCCGCCGTCTTGGCGACGAAGGCCGGAGCGTCGTGGTGTCCAGCCATGTGCTGCACGAGATCGAGCGCGCCACGGACAACGTCGTGCTCCTGTACCACGGCGCCTTGATAGCGCAGGGCCACGTGCGCGAAATCCGCGACCTCATCGACGAACATCCCCACACGATCACGGTCGAATGCGGCGACCCGAGGCGCGTGTCCGCCCATTTCGTCACGGAACCGTCCACGATCGGAATCCAATTCGAGGATGGCCGCGCCACGCTGCGCACGCGCGACCCCAATCATTGCTACGAGAAGCTGAACGAACTCATGCTGGACGAAACGCTCGGCATACGCTCGATAGCGTGCGCCGACGACAACCTGCAATCAGTGTTCGATTACCTGATTCATTAG
- a CDS encoding ABC transporter ATP-binding protein, which yields MTVLQAGEIEEKARQSPCAAASMALVELEDVVVAYGDFIALDGVTCAIEGGAVGLLGPNGAGKSTLIRTLLGFNRASSGRVSLFGKAMPRHALEVRLRIGYMPEREVSSPKVSAVNFLTYCGRLIGMTYVDAMERAHEVLSYVRLGDSRYRLMETYSTGMLQRVKLAQALIHDPKLVLLDEPTNGLDPTGRIQMLDLIRDIAERRGVTVLLSSHLLPDVQHVCERVVMINNGKIVREGRIDELTAAHDDHFEVRVRDHESEFCAALERRGARWKKDRAGSLLVTAGNGPGDLFEAARAAKTHIRHFQPVRTSLEEVFLKALGKA from the coding sequence TTGACCGTACTCCAGGCCGGAGAAATCGAGGAAAAGGCGCGCCAGTCTCCCTGCGCGGCTGCATCCATGGCATTGGTCGAACTCGAAGATGTGGTGGTCGCCTATGGCGACTTCATTGCGCTCGATGGCGTGACCTGCGCCATCGAAGGCGGCGCTGTCGGCCTGCTCGGGCCGAACGGCGCGGGCAAGAGCACGCTTATCCGGACGCTCCTCGGCTTCAATCGCGCGTCGAGCGGGCGCGTCTCGCTGTTCGGCAAGGCCATGCCGCGGCACGCGCTGGAGGTACGCCTCCGCATCGGGTATATGCCCGAGCGCGAGGTTTCGAGCCCGAAGGTCAGTGCGGTCAATTTCCTTACCTACTGCGGGCGCCTGATCGGCATGACGTACGTAGACGCCATGGAGCGGGCGCACGAGGTGCTGAGCTACGTCCGCCTCGGCGACAGCCGCTACCGCCTCATGGAGACGTACTCGACCGGCATGCTGCAGCGGGTCAAACTTGCTCAGGCGCTCATTCACGACCCGAAACTCGTGCTGCTCGACGAACCGACCAACGGCCTGGACCCGACCGGGCGCATCCAGATGCTCGATTTAATCCGCGACATCGCGGAACGGCGCGGCGTCACCGTCCTGCTTTCCTCACACCTGCTGCCGGACGTGCAGCACGTCTGCGAGCGCGTAGTCATGATCAACAATGGCAAGATCGTGCGCGAAGGCCGCATCGACGAACTCACGGCGGCACACGACGACCACTTCGAAGTGCGCGTGCGCGACCACGAGTCCGAATTCTGCGCCGCGCTCGAACGCCGCGGCGCCCGCTGGAAAAAGGACCGCGCCGGCAGTCTCCTCGTGACCGCGGGCAACGGCCCCGGGGACCTGTTCGAAGCGGCGCGCGCCGCGAAGACGCACATCCGCCACTTCCAGCCGGTGCGCACCTCGCTGGAAGAAGTCTTCCTCAAGGCGCTGGGAAAGGCGTAA
- the pbpC gene encoding penicillin-binding protein 1C has product MSLRRNISVKARRFLRALAALAAVVALLAALSLAAGEWLLRRPFDTAPYLRVRASGEMVDRNGRLLYAFLNPDEQWCFERGLDDFSPWLIQATVAAEDQRYYAHHGVDLWAIGRAATQNLFGGRVVSGASTVTMQVVKLTQGDTRSVAGKARQAWNALRLERNASKQAILRSYLNNAPYGMNLIGAEAAARRYFGAPASELTLAEAALLAALPKAPGGCMPLAHPRRARARRDYVLGRMLAEGFITRDQYGRAVADPVAARWHEYPQLAPHLAMRLRDAIKTEGCVRVTLDGVVQARIEDMLSRALNRFEGDVTNAAAVVVDAASATLLARVGSADFFHTPGGGQVDLCAAARSPGSALKPFLYALAIDRDVLYPPEMLLDDTMDFGSYNPGNFDGEYRGLISATEALRLSLNVPALIVQHRIGAAPFQRFLCGLGLNTLTKAPEQYGLGLTLGNCEVRLEELAGAYAALANLGEYRPISYLAGAAPRTATRVLSRGAALALYTMLEQPFPVEPREGLVRARGAQPRVCWKTGTSTGYHDAWAFAFNRQYVVGVWVGNNTGKSSRRLVGAQAALPIAARVIRALPALNTPAWPALDADVRRVVICAVTGLPAGEHCPNTREGLVARKQYLHRRCDVHRPGADGGTAARWPGSSIGWDLARVRTPDAAQAHAGTRQNLQILSPTDRGKYVLTGETRGDLVRLSASTGGEEPLHWYVDGRYLGESSGTATPMNWKLEPGTHVVACMNNDGETDEVRFEVVPPRPFLDLKKGV; this is encoded by the coding sequence ATGAGTTTACGGCGGAACATTTCGGTAAAGGCGAGGCGCTTCCTGCGCGCGCTGGCGGCGCTTGCCGCGGTTGTTGCGCTGCTTGCCGCCTTGTCGCTCGCAGCCGGCGAGTGGCTGCTGCGCAGGCCTTTTGACACGGCGCCGTATCTGCGCGTGCGTGCTTCGGGCGAGATGGTAGACCGCAATGGCCGCCTGCTTTACGCGTTCTTGAACCCGGATGAGCAATGGTGCTTTGAACGCGGCCTCGACGATTTTAGCCCTTGGCTGATCCAGGCGACCGTGGCGGCCGAGGACCAGCGCTATTACGCGCATCACGGCGTGGACCTTTGGGCGATCGGCCGCGCGGCCACGCAGAACCTGTTTGGCGGGCGTGTCGTCTCCGGCGCGTCCACGGTCACCATGCAGGTAGTGAAACTGACACAGGGTGACACGCGTTCGGTCGCGGGCAAGGCGCGGCAAGCCTGGAATGCGCTGCGTCTCGAAAGAAACGCCAGCAAGCAGGCGATCCTGCGCAGCTACCTCAACAATGCGCCGTACGGCATGAACCTTATCGGCGCGGAAGCGGCGGCGCGCCGGTACTTTGGCGCGCCCGCTTCGGAATTGACGCTGGCCGAGGCGGCGTTGCTCGCCGCGCTGCCAAAGGCGCCCGGAGGGTGCATGCCGCTCGCCCACCCGCGGCGCGCGCGCGCGCGGCGCGACTATGTGCTGGGCCGTATGCTGGCCGAGGGATTCATCACGCGGGACCAATACGGCCGGGCCGTCGCGGACCCGGTTGCCGCGCGCTGGCATGAGTATCCGCAGCTGGCGCCGCATCTGGCCATGCGCCTGCGCGACGCCATCAAGACGGAAGGATGCGTGCGGGTTACCCTCGATGGCGTGGTGCAGGCGCGCATCGAGGACATGCTCAGCCGCGCACTGAACCGGTTCGAAGGCGATGTGACCAATGCCGCGGCGGTGGTTGTGGACGCGGCCTCGGCGACGCTGCTCGCGCGCGTGGGTTCCGCGGACTTCTTCCACACGCCGGGCGGCGGCCAGGTGGACCTGTGCGCCGCCGCGCGATCGCCGGGTTCGGCGCTCAAGCCGTTCCTGTATGCCCTGGCGATAGACCGGGACGTGCTCTACCCGCCGGAGATGCTGCTCGACGATACGATGGATTTCGGATCCTACAATCCAGGCAATTTTGACGGCGAATACCGGGGCCTGATCAGCGCGACGGAGGCGCTGAGGCTTTCGTTGAACGTGCCTGCCCTGATCGTGCAACACCGTATCGGCGCAGCGCCGTTCCAGCGGTTTCTGTGCGGGCTGGGGCTGAATACGCTGACGAAAGCGCCGGAACAGTACGGACTCGGGTTGACCTTGGGCAACTGCGAGGTGCGGCTCGAAGAACTGGCGGGCGCCTACGCGGCGCTCGCGAATCTGGGCGAATATCGCCCGATCTCGTATCTTGCGGGCGCCGCGCCCCGGACTGCAACGCGCGTCTTGTCGCGGGGTGCGGCGCTGGCCCTCTACACGATGCTTGAGCAGCCGTTTCCGGTCGAGCCGCGCGAAGGCCTGGTCCGCGCGCGGGGCGCGCAGCCGCGCGTCTGCTGGAAGACGGGCACCTCGACCGGCTACCACGACGCGTGGGCCTTCGCTTTCAACCGTCAGTACGTTGTCGGCGTCTGGGTCGGCAATAACACGGGCAAATCGTCGCGGCGGCTGGTCGGCGCGCAGGCGGCGCTGCCTATTGCGGCGCGCGTGATCCGGGCCCTGCCCGCGCTGAACACGCCCGCATGGCCCGCGCTGGACGCGGACGTGCGCCGGGTTGTCATCTGCGCCGTTACCGGGCTGCCCGCGGGTGAGCACTGTCCGAATACCCGCGAGGGCCTCGTCGCGCGCAAGCAGTATCTGCACCGGCGCTGCGACGTGCACCGGCCCGGGGCGGATGGCGGCACGGCTGCGCGGTGGCCCGGTTCGTCCATCGGCTGGGACCTGGCGCGCGTGCGCACGCCCGACGCGGCGCAGGCGCACGCGGGCACGCGGCAGAACCTGCAGATTCTGTCTCCGACGGACCGGGGCAAGTACGTGTTGACTGGCGAGACGCGGGGCGACCTGGTGCGGCTCAGCGCCTCGACGGGCGGCGAGGAACCGCTACATTGGTATGTGGACGGGCGCTATCTGGGCGAATCATCGGGGACAGCAACGCCGATGAACTGGAAGCTGGAGCCGGGCACGCACGTCGTGGCCTGCATGAACAACGACGGTGAAACGGACGAGGTGCGCTTCGAGGTCGTGCCGCCCAGGCCGTTCCTGGACCTCAAGAAAGGGGTGTGA
- a CDS encoding carboxypeptidase regulatory-like domain-containing protein, producing the protein MSRPNRKGSSFGTLRIVAVMVLLLAALVAFALMFAPRKTPPPPPSQVAFEGRPDRDSTPLEPGVPLPAPPEPRMRAPRPEEPAAPAAAGPAAEEPPFVIRGRITDAQSGTALADVRVEVRRNWTPEERAGWQAQHLEAIHARNFDRVREMRLVQDRLEFTRQERTGAEGVYEIRVTEPGDYSVLIVKEGYLPATREAETLDAEHRESVVDAALSTGASIAGRVTESGSSRGAPGIGVQIEDSPLPPATTDEDGNYTVSGLGVGVCGVTLQLRDTPYRAAEELPYQKVTIANPTQRLNNVNFTVEAAGVIWGYVQSVEKQPVTGCEVVLCTSASVVSQALNAMVRRAPPVSDRSEEDGYYELLGVPLEETWRVYTVSEKYAPQLSQEVALTAGTREVQVDLFLYTGSTVTGRVIEPKGTPIPQANVVCIPAYSSLLSPMRTPQAFRGADSDGRGVFTIRELPPGEYQILGRKEGYKFSAFGESIYSDGYNSLSGVDVILYPVESGQHSIFGIVFESGGQPLSGVDVRLNGLGSESLSDASQTTSTNTEGRFEFTNIETGLYVLTASKDGYGAQTVRNVLLDREIRVTLDATGIVSGRVLVKGTSAPPPQYTVSATPLAEETQSSADVLRLFETPESLAFNDPAGRYELQLSPGAYRIEGSAPKYTPGRQVVSVEAGEVLEDIDLYVSEDGGRIEGRVTTADGRSPQGALVILLNADTPVEAAQAAMGGGDSGRSMRVGDDGAFVFENLPAGEYVAVARHERYTAARSETIFLEELGNATGIELRLTFGGSIEGYVAYNGRRVEGAVVTALGDGEPRVTETDANGDYRIDGLAPGSYGVTALPFSGDISAVVNMRMRQAEVTDGGVTTVNFDTDEGAVIEGTCSPPPVSLAGVLPGGLAALRYPGASPLALGGSTSLLGLSSDFFQLPSGVIDGTGFFLIEGIPPGQYQLDIYYVFGAEIRFVHSTLIEVAGQEVIPVDLVVNVF; encoded by the coding sequence ATGTCGCGTCCGAATCGCAAGGGTTCGTCCTTCGGCACACTGCGAATCGTGGCGGTAATGGTGCTGTTGCTGGCCGCGCTCGTGGCGTTCGCGCTTATGTTCGCGCCCCGCAAGACCCCGCCCCCGCCTCCGTCCCAGGTCGCTTTCGAAGGTCGTCCCGACCGCGATTCCACCCCGCTCGAACCGGGCGTCCCGCTACCCGCCCCCCCGGAACCGCGCATGCGCGCGCCGCGCCCCGAGGAACCGGCCGCGCCCGCCGCGGCCGGGCCTGCCGCGGAAGAGCCCCCATTCGTCATTCGCGGCCGCATCACCGACGCCCAGTCGGGAACGGCGCTCGCGGACGTGCGCGTCGAGGTGCGCCGCAACTGGACGCCCGAAGAGCGGGCCGGCTGGCAAGCGCAGCATCTCGAGGCCATCCATGCGCGCAACTTCGATCGGGTGCGCGAAATGCGGCTTGTTCAAGACCGGCTCGAGTTCACCAGGCAGGAAAGGACCGGCGCCGAGGGGGTCTACGAAATCCGCGTGACCGAGCCGGGCGATTATAGCGTGCTTATCGTAAAGGAGGGCTATCTGCCCGCTACGCGCGAGGCCGAGACGCTTGATGCGGAGCACCGCGAGTCGGTCGTCGATGCCGCGCTGTCAACCGGCGCGTCCATTGCAGGCCGGGTCACGGAATCCGGCTCCTCGCGCGGCGCGCCGGGCATTGGCGTCCAGATCGAGGACTCCCCGCTGCCCCCGGCGACCACGGACGAAGACGGCAACTACACGGTCTCCGGGCTGGGCGTCGGCGTATGCGGCGTGACGCTGCAACTGCGCGACACCCCCTACCGCGCCGCGGAGGAACTGCCGTATCAAAAGGTGACTATCGCCAACCCCACGCAGCGGCTGAACAACGTCAATTTCACTGTGGAGGCCGCGGGCGTCATCTGGGGCTACGTGCAGTCCGTCGAGAAGCAACCCGTGACCGGCTGCGAAGTGGTGCTGTGCACGTCCGCGAGCGTCGTGTCGCAGGCGCTCAACGCCATGGTGCGGCGCGCGCCGCCCGTGAGCGACCGGTCCGAAGAAGACGGCTACTACGAGCTGCTCGGCGTGCCGCTCGAGGAGACGTGGCGCGTCTATACGGTCTCGGAGAAATATGCGCCGCAATTGTCGCAGGAGGTTGCGCTCACCGCCGGAACCCGAGAGGTGCAGGTGGACCTGTTCCTTTACACGGGGAGCACGGTCACGGGGCGCGTCATCGAGCCCAAGGGCACGCCCATCCCGCAGGCGAACGTCGTGTGCATTCCGGCCTATTCGAGCCTCCTGTCGCCGATGCGCACGCCGCAGGCATTCCGCGGCGCGGACTCCGACGGCAGGGGCGTTTTCACCATTCGCGAACTGCCGCCTGGCGAATACCAGATTCTCGGGCGAAAGGAAGGGTACAAATTCAGCGCATTCGGCGAATCCATTTACTCCGACGGCTACAACAGCCTGTCCGGCGTGGACGTAATCCTGTATCCCGTCGAGTCGGGCCAGCATTCCATTTTCGGGATCGTGTTCGAGAGCGGCGGGCAGCCGCTCTCGGGTGTGGACGTGCGCCTGAACGGGTTAGGCTCCGAAAGTCTCAGTGACGCATCGCAGACGACGTCGACCAACACCGAGGGGCGTTTCGAATTCACGAACATCGAGACCGGCTTGTACGTTCTGACCGCATCGAAGGACGGTTACGGCGCGCAGACGGTGCGCAACGTCCTCCTCGACCGCGAAATCCGGGTAACGCTCGACGCCACGGGGATCGTGAGCGGCCGCGTCCTCGTGAAAGGGACCAGCGCGCCACCGCCGCAATACACGGTCAGCGCGACGCCGCTCGCGGAGGAGACGCAGAGCAGCGCAGACGTGTTGCGCCTCTTCGAGACGCCCGAATCGCTCGCCTTCAATGACCCCGCGGGCCGCTATGAACTGCAGTTGAGCCCGGGCGCGTACCGCATCGAAGGTTCGGCCCCCAAATACACGCCAGGCCGGCAGGTCGTCAGCGTTGAGGCCGGGGAAGTGCTCGAGGACATCGACTTGTACGTGAGCGAGGACGGCGGCCGCATCGAAGGGCGCGTCACCACCGCCGACGGGCGCAGTCCCCAAGGCGCGCTCGTGATACTGCTCAACGCGGATACCCCCGTCGAGGCCGCGCAGGCCGCCATGGGCGGGGGCGATTCGGGCCGCTCGATGCGCGTGGGCGACGACGGCGCGTTCGTCTTCGAGAATCTGCCGGCGGGCGAGTACGTCGCCGTCGCGCGGCATGAACGGTACACCGCCGCGCGCAGCGAGACCATCTTTCTGGAAGAACTCGGGAACGCGACCGGTATCGAACTGCGGCTCACCTTCGGCGGTTCGATCGAGGGCTACGTCGCTTACAACGGACGGCGCGTCGAAGGCGCGGTCGTAACGGCGCTTGGCGACGGCGAGCCGCGCGTGACCGAAACCGACGCTAACGGCGACTACCGCATCGACGGTCTCGCGCCGGGCAGCTACGGCGTGACCGCGCTCCCGTTCAGCGGCGACATCTCCGCCGTGGTCAACATGCGCATGCGGCAGGCGGAAGTCACGGACGGCGGGGTGACTACCGTCAATTTCGATACGGACGAAGGCGCAGTCATTGAAGGCACGTGCTCCCCGCCGCCGGTGTCGCTTGCGGGCGTACTGCCGGGCGGGCTGGCCGCGCTTCGCTATCCGGGCGCGTCGCCGCTGGCGCTGGGCGGTTCCACGAGCCTGCTGGGCCTGTCTTCCGACTTCTTCCAATTGCCCAGCGGGGTCATAGACGGGACGGGCTTCTTCCTGATCGAAGGCATCCCGCCGGGTCAGTACCAACTGGACATATACTACGTGTTTGGCGCGGAGATCCGGTTCGTGCACAGCACGCTGATCGAAGTGGCGGGCCAGGAGGTGATTCCCGTAGACTTGGTGGTCAACGTGTTCTGA
- a CDS encoding ABC transporter permease, whose product MSAAQEQAAPPVIGYPGYVRVAFSHAVVMMLRRSRLILAAAIALLPVLLPPALAFLSRTPFAALGDVTFVRMMEDLYVGILAPVLALFFAGMLVGEDVETQTIAYILTRPLPRSAWIVGRFLAYVFLCASLLCVSAALVFAGCRSLANLEFTAAHVLRLLQYCGVLTLAILAYGSLCLFLGTFSKRPIIYGLLLLFGWQRVAMQIPGLVDFLTLQKYLETLYPKSDVARPQDVFEQTALGFQKNAIPIENQDALLTLFIVSVVFVVFSAVAFRIREYTAARAAGE is encoded by the coding sequence GTGTCCGCCGCGCAAGAGCAAGCCGCGCCGCCGGTTATCGGATATCCGGGCTACGTGCGCGTGGCGTTCAGCCATGCCGTTGTGATGATGCTGCGCCGGAGCCGCCTCATTCTGGCCGCCGCAATTGCGCTGCTGCCCGTGCTCCTGCCGCCCGCGCTCGCGTTCCTCTCCAGGACTCCCTTCGCCGCCCTCGGGGACGTAACCTTCGTCCGCATGATGGAAGACCTCTACGTCGGCATCCTTGCGCCCGTGCTCGCTCTGTTTTTCGCGGGAATGCTCGTCGGCGAGGACGTGGAGACCCAGACCATCGCCTACATCCTCACGCGGCCGCTGCCCCGGTCCGCATGGATTGTCGGGCGTTTTCTGGCCTACGTGTTCCTGTGCGCGAGCCTGCTGTGCGTATCGGCCGCGCTGGTGTTTGCCGGCTGCCGCAGCCTGGCAAACCTGGAATTCACCGCGGCGCACGTGCTGCGCCTGCTGCAGTACTGCGGCGTGCTGACCCTCGCTATCCTTGCGTACGGTTCGCTGTGCCTGTTCCTCGGCACCTTCTCGAAGCGCCCCATTATCTACGGTCTCCTGCTGCTGTTCGGCTGGCAGCGTGTCGCCATGCAGATTCCCGGGCTGGTCGATTTTCTTACCCTGCAGAAATACCTCGAGACCCTGTACCCGAAATCGGACGTGGCGCGGCCCCAGGATGTCTTCGAGCAGACCGCGCTTGGCTTTCAAAAGAACGCCATCCCCATAGAGAACCAGGACGCGCTGCTCACGTTGTTCATCGTTTCGGTTGTCTTCGTCGTGTTCTCCGCCGTTGCCTTCCGCATCCGCGAATACACGGCCGCGCGGGCAGCCGGGGAATAG